A stretch of Falco rusticolus isolate bFalRus1 chromosome 2, bFalRus1.pri, whole genome shotgun sequence DNA encodes these proteins:
- the C2CD2 gene encoding C2 domain-containing protein 2 isoform X2 — MAWLAGGLAELRWCALVALFVAALATLAVYLVQYALLALRRGRPPPPLPPAPRRDELLEEGGSVLAWALSLGSWRRQWRRAWVAALSAEAATRADSLLLTFEEDDPPEPLELEVKQVVSIVKSAQEKVVSCNVVGDSVKFVVTVSHTSPAAAEGQSYSVKLSPLHLQLQLYMKDKGEDVKVEWFLINADEINFEIQPIVQEGQAAGTCAISETLRDVLKNLFSSVSPSVVLSTRPTDIKEVQNVHNISLLPQGTSPPKPPRAHELKLLVKNIAVNLTDHSAAGSTNLACIVQLNDPMQKFSSSVAKNAANPFWKEEFIFELSAKSKALQLQIVEDGKLDSPLSTKVTVPLDLFRKQPSGQQSFALNSRAGESSPEPGPRLGSISAEFSFIEPHELKTWQVSSPVLATKIEKDRTVMPCGTVVTTVTAVKTKPRLEGRSSPLSTDSPAKTPVKVKVIEKDFSIQAIHSHGAPVSKTLSSSDTELLVLNGTDPVAEAAIRQLSESAKQKLKSPRKKSTIIISGVSKTSLSQDSEAALMMDYAAAMDSSCKEVDPSTVDEAVAKVTSDEKLSVGASEVVPDTEPQQSAHKAWGLENGSQQWDTNTLLDQTCEEISGSSLSVSETGSMKKSKEDYCANQN, encoded by the exons ATGGCGTGGCTGGCGGGCGGGCTGGCCGAGCTGCGCTGGTGCGCGCTGGTCGCCCTCTTCGTGGCGGCGCTGGCCACTCTGGCCGTCTACCTGGTGCAGTATGCGCTGCTGGccctgcggcggggccggccgccgCCACCGCTGCCGCCGGCGCCGCGGCGGGAcgagctgctggaggagggcGGCTCGGTGCTGGCCTGGGCGCTGTCGCTGGGCAGCTGGCGGCGGCAGTGGCGGCGAGCCTGGGTGGCGGCGCTCAGCGCCGAGGCGGCGACGCGGGCG gATTCACTGTTGCTTACATTTGAGGAAGATGACCCACCAGAACCACTTGAGCTAGAAGTTAAACAAGTTGTTAGTATTGTAAAGTCAGCTCAAGAGAAG GTGGTTTCTTGCAACGTTGTGGGAGATTCCGTTAAATTTGTTGTCACTGTCTCACATACTTCGCCTGCAGCTGCGGAAGGTCAGTCGTACAGTGTGAAACTGTCTCCACTTCACTTGCAG CTTCAGCTCTACATGAAAGACAAAGGGGAAGATGTCAAAGTTGAGTGGTTCCTCATTAATGCTGATGAAATAAACTTTGAAATCCAGCCAATAGTGCAGGAG ggacaggcagcagggacGTGTGCAATATCTGAAACGCTCAGAGATGTTTTGAAGAACCTCTTTAGCTCGGTTTCTCCATCTGTAGTGTTGAGTACAAGGCCTACAGATATAAAGGAGGTTCAG AATGTACACAACATAAGCCTTCTCCCTCAGGGCACTAGTCCGCCTAAACCTCCAAGGGCTCATGAACTCAAACTGCTGGTGAAAAACATCGCGGTAAACCTAACTGATCACAGTGCTGCAG GCAGCACAAACCTTGCATGTATAGTTCAGTTGAATGACCCTATGCAGAAGTTTTCCAGCTCTGTAGCCAAAAATGCTGCAAATCCCTTTTGGAAGGAAGAGTTTATCTT TGAACTAAGTGCCAAATCAAAAGCATTGCAACTGCAAATAGTAGAAGATGGAAAACTGGATA gTCCTTTATCCACAAAGGTGACTGTACCTCTAGACTTGTTCAGGAAACAACCTTCTGGCCAGCAAAGCTTTGCACTGAACAGCAGGGCCGGTGAGAGCAGCCCAGAGCCAGGGCCCCGGCTGGGATCCATTAGTGCAGAG TTCTCTTTTATAGAACCCCATGAATTAAAGACGTGGCAAGTCTCTTCTCCAGTGCTGGCCACTAAGATAGAAAAGGATCGCACTGTGATGCCCTGTGGGACTGTTGTCACTACTGTAACTGCTGTGAAAACCAAACCTCGTTTAGAAGGGAGATCGTCTCCACTGAGCACAG ATTCTCCTGCGAAAACTCCAGTTAAAGTAAAGGTGATTGAAAAGGATTTCTCTATTCAAGCTATCCATTCTCATGGTGCTCCAGTCAGCAAAACTTTATCGTCTTCAGATACAG aactgctgGTCCTGAATGGCACCGATCCTGTTGCAGAAGCAGCCATTCGGCAGTTAAGTGAGtctgcaaagcagaagctgaagtcTCCTAGAAAGAAAAGCACCATTATCATATCAGGGGTGTCCAAG ACCTCTTTATCTCAGGACAGTGAAGCTGCGCTGATGATGGACTATGCTGCAGCCATGGACAGCTCCTGCAAAGAAGTAGATCCCTCCACTGTGGACGAAGCTGTTGCAAAAGTCACTTCTGATGAAAAGCTGTCAGTAGGTGCTTCAGAAGTAGTACCCGATACTGAGCCACAGCAAAGTGCCCATAAGGCTTGGGGATTGGAGAATGGCAGCCAACAGTGGGACACCAACACGCTTTTAGACCAGACCTGTGAAGAAATATCTGGGAGCTCATTAAGTGTTTCAGAAACTGGGAGCATGAAAAAATCTAAAG AGGACTACTGTGCCAACCAGAATTAA
- the C2CD2 gene encoding C2 domain-containing protein 2 isoform X1, which yields MAWLAGGLAELRWCALVALFVAALATLAVYLVQYALLALRRGRPPPPLPPAPRRDELLEEGGSVLAWALSLGSWRRQWRRAWVAALSAEAATRADSLLLTFEEDDPPEPLELEVKQVVSIVKSAQEKVVSCNVVGDSVKFVVTVSHTSPAAAEGQSYSVKLSPLHLQLQLYMKDKGEDVKVEWFLINADEINFEIQPIVQEGQAAGTCAISETLRDVLKNLFSSVSPSVVLSTRPTDIKEVQNVHNISLLPQGTSPPKPPRAHELKLLVKNIAVNLTDHSAAGSTNLACIVQLNDPMQKFSSSVAKNAANPFWKEEFIFELSAKSKALQLQIVEDGKLDSPLSTKVTVPLDLFRKQPSGQQSFALNSRAGESSPEPGPRLGSISAEFSFIEPHELKTWQVSSPVLATKIEKDRTVMPCGTVVTTVTAVKTKPRLEGRSSPLSTDSPAKTPVKVKVIEKDFSIQAIHSHGAPVSKTLSSSDTELLVLNGTDPVAEAAIRQLSESAKQKLKSPRKKSTIIISGVSKTSLSQDSEAALMMDYAAAMDSSCKEVDPSTVDEAVAKVTSDEKLSVGASEVVPDTEPQQSAHKAWGLENGSQQWDTNTLLDQTCEEISGSSLSVSETGSMKKSKGGILKKSAKLFFRRRHHQKDPGMSQSHNDLVYLQQPLSEETRKKGGTLSRILNRKLLSKNKSKNKLNGASAEPYI from the exons ATGGCGTGGCTGGCGGGCGGGCTGGCCGAGCTGCGCTGGTGCGCGCTGGTCGCCCTCTTCGTGGCGGCGCTGGCCACTCTGGCCGTCTACCTGGTGCAGTATGCGCTGCTGGccctgcggcggggccggccgccgCCACCGCTGCCGCCGGCGCCGCGGCGGGAcgagctgctggaggagggcGGCTCGGTGCTGGCCTGGGCGCTGTCGCTGGGCAGCTGGCGGCGGCAGTGGCGGCGAGCCTGGGTGGCGGCGCTCAGCGCCGAGGCGGCGACGCGGGCG gATTCACTGTTGCTTACATTTGAGGAAGATGACCCACCAGAACCACTTGAGCTAGAAGTTAAACAAGTTGTTAGTATTGTAAAGTCAGCTCAAGAGAAG GTGGTTTCTTGCAACGTTGTGGGAGATTCCGTTAAATTTGTTGTCACTGTCTCACATACTTCGCCTGCAGCTGCGGAAGGTCAGTCGTACAGTGTGAAACTGTCTCCACTTCACTTGCAG CTTCAGCTCTACATGAAAGACAAAGGGGAAGATGTCAAAGTTGAGTGGTTCCTCATTAATGCTGATGAAATAAACTTTGAAATCCAGCCAATAGTGCAGGAG ggacaggcagcagggacGTGTGCAATATCTGAAACGCTCAGAGATGTTTTGAAGAACCTCTTTAGCTCGGTTTCTCCATCTGTAGTGTTGAGTACAAGGCCTACAGATATAAAGGAGGTTCAG AATGTACACAACATAAGCCTTCTCCCTCAGGGCACTAGTCCGCCTAAACCTCCAAGGGCTCATGAACTCAAACTGCTGGTGAAAAACATCGCGGTAAACCTAACTGATCACAGTGCTGCAG GCAGCACAAACCTTGCATGTATAGTTCAGTTGAATGACCCTATGCAGAAGTTTTCCAGCTCTGTAGCCAAAAATGCTGCAAATCCCTTTTGGAAGGAAGAGTTTATCTT TGAACTAAGTGCCAAATCAAAAGCATTGCAACTGCAAATAGTAGAAGATGGAAAACTGGATA gTCCTTTATCCACAAAGGTGACTGTACCTCTAGACTTGTTCAGGAAACAACCTTCTGGCCAGCAAAGCTTTGCACTGAACAGCAGGGCCGGTGAGAGCAGCCCAGAGCCAGGGCCCCGGCTGGGATCCATTAGTGCAGAG TTCTCTTTTATAGAACCCCATGAATTAAAGACGTGGCAAGTCTCTTCTCCAGTGCTGGCCACTAAGATAGAAAAGGATCGCACTGTGATGCCCTGTGGGACTGTTGTCACTACTGTAACTGCTGTGAAAACCAAACCTCGTTTAGAAGGGAGATCGTCTCCACTGAGCACAG ATTCTCCTGCGAAAACTCCAGTTAAAGTAAAGGTGATTGAAAAGGATTTCTCTATTCAAGCTATCCATTCTCATGGTGCTCCAGTCAGCAAAACTTTATCGTCTTCAGATACAG aactgctgGTCCTGAATGGCACCGATCCTGTTGCAGAAGCAGCCATTCGGCAGTTAAGTGAGtctgcaaagcagaagctgaagtcTCCTAGAAAGAAAAGCACCATTATCATATCAGGGGTGTCCAAG ACCTCTTTATCTCAGGACAGTGAAGCTGCGCTGATGATGGACTATGCTGCAGCCATGGACAGCTCCTGCAAAGAAGTAGATCCCTCCACTGTGGACGAAGCTGTTGCAAAAGTCACTTCTGATGAAAAGCTGTCAGTAGGTGCTTCAGAAGTAGTACCCGATACTGAGCCACAGCAAAGTGCCCATAAGGCTTGGGGATTGGAGAATGGCAGCCAACAGTGGGACACCAACACGCTTTTAGACCAGACCTGTGAAGAAATATCTGGGAGCTCATTAAGTGTTTCAGAAACTGGGAGCATGAAAAAATCTAAAG gtgggattttgaaaaaaagtgcAAAGCTCTTTTTCCGCCGGCGACATCATCAGAAGGATCCAGGAATGAGTCAATCGCACAACGATCTTGTCtacctgcagcagccactgtCAGAGGAAACACGCAAGAAGGGAGGCACTCTTTCACGTATTCTGAACAGAAAGCTCCTTTccaaaaacaaaagcaagaacaaactGAATGGTGCTTCAGCAGAACCATACATATAA